The following are encoded together in the Mycteria americana isolate JAX WOST 10 ecotype Jacksonville Zoo and Gardens chromosome 2, USCA_MyAme_1.0, whole genome shotgun sequence genome:
- the SCRN1 gene encoding secernin-1: MAAAPPSYCFVAFPPCSKDGLVVFGKNSARPRDEVQEVVYFAAAAHDPGSKVECTYIEIEQVPKTHAIVLSRPSWLWGAEMGANEHGVCVANEAVVTREPASESEALLGMDLVRLGLERGATAKEALDVIVALLEEHGQGGNYYEDGSSCHTFQSAFLIVDRNEAWILETSGKYWAAEKITEGVKCICNQLSLTTKIDAEHPELRNYVRSQGWWNGDSDFNFSEVFSLADDHLACCSGRESLEKQGGDVSAQAMIDVLRDKDSGVCVDSESFLTTASIVSVLPQDPSFPCVHYFTGTPDPSRSIFKPFIFVDDVKLVPKVQSPSFGNDDPAKKIPRFQEKPDRRHELYKAHEWARSLLENDQDKGQKLMRIMLDLEKQGLEAMEDILTRTEVLDPAEVVDLFYDCVDTELKFFK; this comes from the exons ATGGCTGCAGCTCCCCCAAGTTACTGTTTTGTAGCCTTTCCCCCATGTTCTAAAGATGGGCTAGTGGTGTTTGGAAAGAACTCTGCACGGCCTAGGGATGAAGTACAGGAGGTGGTCTACTTTGCTGCCGCAGCTCATGATCCAGGAAGCAAAGTTGAG TGCACGTATATTGAGATTGAGCAGGTGCCGAAGACTCATGCTATTGTGCTGAGCAGGCCCTCCTGGCTTTGGGGGGCAGAAATGGGAGCTAATGAGCATGGAGTCTGTGTAGCTAATGAAGCCGTCGTGACCAGAGAACCAGCTTCTGAATCTGAAGCCTTGCTTGGAATGGATCTTGTCAG ACTTGGCCTAGAAAGAGGTGCAACAGCTAAAGAAGCATTGGATGTAATAGTTGCTCTGTTGGAAGAGCATGGTCAAGGTGGAAATTATTATGAAGATGGGAGTTCATGCCATACTTTCCAAAGTGCATTTTTGATTGTGGATAGAAATGAAGCCTGGATACTGGAGACTTCTGGAAAGTACTGGGCAGCAGAAAAAATCACAG AGGGGGTGAAATGCATTTGCAATCAGCTTTCATTAACTACAAAAATTGATGCTGAGCATCCTGAACTAAGGAATTACGTGAGAAGTCAAGGCTGGTGGAACGGAGACTCAGACTTcaatttttctgaagtgttctCTCTTGCTGATGACCATTTAGCCTGCTGTTCTGGCAGGGAGAGCCTAGAAAAGCAAGGTG GTGACGTTTCTGCACAAGCTATGATTGATGTCCTGCGCGACAAGGATAGCGGTGTCTGCGTGGACTCTGAATCTTTCCTTACTACAGCTAGCATAGTGTCTGTTCTGCCTCAGGACCCCAGTTTTCCTTGTGTTCATTACTTCACTGGCACGCCAGACCCTTCAAG GTCCATATTTAAACCCTTTATTTTTGTTGATGATGTAAAATTAGTACCAAAAGTACAGTCTCCTTCTTTTGGCAATGATGATCCTGCTAAAAAGATACCTCGATTCCAGGAGAAACCTGATCGCAGGCACGAATTGTACAAGGCACATGAATGGGCCCGATCTCTCCTTGAGAATGATCAG GATAAAGGCCAGAAACTGATGAGGATTATGTTAGACCTTGAAAAACAAGGCTTAGAAGCAATGGAAGATATCCTTACTCGTACAGAGGTTCTGGATCCTGCTGAAGTAGTGGATCTTTTCTATGACTGTGTTGACACAGAACTAAAGTTCTTCAAATAA